From the Kitasatospora viridis genome, one window contains:
- a CDS encoding tetratricopeptide repeat protein, whose protein sequence is MRHRPSRGQLHSTALGVRSRGTKERDTAVWDVFLSYSRADRERVAPLVDALEQAGLNVFVDHAAIPDFQPISATIREQLGRSKVLLAFYSAGYPHRPACQWELTAAYLAGWHEQDPRRRVLVVNPEPGSEHIHPVELRDARHWPLPTSPGQLTAFAAQVRAFTDRLAGPLPILASPAPPAFSPRPRPLSSPVFTGRLTDLWHLHTALNSHDAPLVTSGAATGLAVLHGAPGIGKTLLAREYALRFAPAYPGGIFWLDVSSGAGHGPATAARHQFRLGLAGIATDLGLTGTDPDLAVHRALRDTRLPYLWVLDGLADGLSNREVANLCAPTAEGRTLLTTRSLRYSSLARSVELRELEPPYDYELLTARVEPSNVEQVTAAKQLSESLGGHPLALDLAGCAAQQHPFTELLQVQHTPGQSLLELAAKQYPPATDWPVGLTRALLVDALDAGPLPLDVLRVGCALAPATIDARLAAEVLRSVEPASSAVALRRAKAGLSLLRAQHLVHCPDEAPDRFLVSPVLVQAFAEHDPNPARTAQLRAAAVRLLADHRSTTLERGAPNTRAAGPRRELSMPHQHRATHSDLDRMAAFDLQTELVLRIGTQQLEPDTGSLREALSSLHSLFEFTRSTLRQYNVGLSEPSRPHAVPNVPGLADQLLNGVLRPFLTRWHPLLQAHESARPAELPALHHEQRWPLAGELRTALAALSRPMNAVVADLATISGADFGLDRRSTSSAD, encoded by the coding sequence GTGCGGCACCGCCCGTCGCGCGGGCAACTCCACTCAACAGCCCTGGGCGTCAGGAGCCGCGGTACGAAGGAGAGGGACACCGCCGTGTGGGACGTGTTCCTCAGCTACAGCCGCGCCGACCGTGAACGCGTGGCACCGCTGGTCGACGCACTTGAGCAGGCAGGCCTGAACGTCTTCGTCGACCATGCCGCGATCCCGGACTTCCAGCCGATCAGCGCGACGATCCGTGAGCAGCTCGGCCGTTCCAAGGTCCTGCTGGCCTTCTACTCCGCCGGCTACCCACACCGTCCCGCCTGTCAGTGGGAGCTGACGGCGGCCTACCTCGCCGGGTGGCACGAGCAGGACCCGCGGCGCCGGGTCCTGGTCGTCAATCCCGAACCCGGCAGCGAGCACATCCATCCCGTCGAGCTGCGCGACGCCCGGCACTGGCCACTGCCCACTTCTCCGGGTCAGCTCACCGCGTTCGCCGCTCAGGTGAGAGCGTTCACCGACCGACTCGCCGGTCCGCTGCCGATACTCGCCTCGCCCGCACCACCGGCGTTCTCCCCGCGCCCGCGCCCGTTGTCCTCACCAGTCTTCACCGGGCGCCTCACCGACCTGTGGCACTTGCACACCGCATTGAACAGCCACGACGCGCCGCTGGTGACCAGCGGCGCGGCGACCGGTCTGGCGGTCCTGCACGGCGCACCCGGCATCGGCAAAACGCTGCTGGCCCGCGAGTACGCCCTTCGGTTCGCCCCGGCCTACCCCGGCGGCATCTTCTGGCTGGACGTCAGTTCCGGCGCGGGCCACGGTCCGGCCACAGCCGCCCGGCACCAGTTCCGCCTGGGTCTGGCCGGCATCGCCACCGACCTCGGCCTGACCGGCACCGATCCGGACCTGGCGGTCCACCGGGCGCTGCGCGACACCCGGCTGCCCTATCTGTGGGTCTTGGACGGCCTGGCCGACGGGTTGAGCAACCGCGAGGTAGCCAACTTGTGCGCCCCCACCGCAGAGGGCCGAACCCTCCTCACCACCCGCAGTCTGCGTTACAGCTCACTCGCCCGCTCGGTCGAGCTGCGCGAACTCGAACCGCCATACGACTACGAGCTGCTCACCGCACGGGTCGAACCGTCGAACGTCGAACAGGTCACTGCGGCAAAGCAGTTGAGCGAGAGCCTGGGTGGTCACCCGTTGGCTCTCGACCTCGCGGGCTGCGCGGCGCAGCAACACCCGTTCACCGAGCTGCTCCAGGTGCAGCACACTCCTGGACAGAGCCTGCTGGAGCTGGCCGCCAAACAGTACCCGCCTGCCACTGACTGGCCGGTCGGCCTCACCCGCGCCTTGCTGGTCGACGCCCTCGACGCCGGTCCGCTCCCACTGGACGTGCTGCGCGTCGGCTGCGCCCTGGCGCCGGCCACAATCGACGCACGACTGGCAGCCGAGGTGCTGCGGTCCGTCGAACCTGCCTCCTCGGCGGTCGCGCTGCGCCGCGCGAAGGCGGGACTGAGTCTGCTGCGAGCCCAGCACCTGGTCCACTGCCCCGACGAGGCCCCAGATCGATTCCTGGTCTCCCCTGTCCTGGTGCAGGCATTCGCGGAGCACGACCCCAACCCGGCACGCACGGCACAACTACGGGCAGCGGCCGTTCGCCTGCTCGCCGACCACCGCTCGACTACCCTGGAGCGCGGCGCCCCGAACACGCGAGCAGCCGGCCCTCGAAGGGAGCTGTCGATGCCCCATCAGCACCGCGCGACCCACAGCGACCTGGACCGTATGGCCGCCTTCGATCTGCAGACCGAACTCGTGCTGCGGATCGGCACCCAGCAGCTCGAACCCGACACCGGCAGCCTGCGCGAGGCACTGTCCTCGTTGCACAGCCTCTTCGAGTTCACCCGCAGCACCCTGCGCCAGTACAACGTCGGGCTGAGCGAGCCCAGCCGGCCCCACGCCGTGCCGAACGTACCGGGCCTCGCCGACCAGCTGCTCAACGGCGTGCTCCGCCCGTTCCTGACCCGCTGGCACCCCCTCCTGCAAGCTCATGAGAGCGCCCGCCCCGCAGAGCTGCCGGCCCTGCACCACGAGCAGCGCTGGCCATTGGCCGGCGAACTGCGCACAGCGCTGGCCGCACTCAGCCGGCCCATGAACGCCGTGGTCGCCGACCTTGCCACGATTTCCGGCGCTGACTTCGGCCTCGACAGGCGCAGCACTTCCAGCGCCGACTGA
- a CDS encoding serine/threonine-protein kinase, translating into MNTGGPQVRLIDGRFELLRRLGGGGMGLVWLARDTALEREVAIKEVRPLDPAAAAADPQAARETRERVLREARALARLQHPNVVTVYHIVDTAEHPHPWIVMELVTGGSLHDRLTQGPLTVPEAARIGRGVLSALRAAHGAGIQHRDVKPGNVLLRTDGTPVLTDFGIAAMHGATALTATGALIGSPEYIAPERVRGEEGNASSDLWSLGMMLYVAIEGHHPLRRGTALATLAAVLDEQLPPPQHAGPLGPLLSALLAKDPAQRPDAEQLERALAAAELPGAAYVPTVQSMPLPPPAPGATGPADPPRSRAFTEPALRRRRTLMGVVYLCALFTVGSVLWLQHRAASTADSGTAAPPAVSITPGGDSATPDQPGSGAAADLLTPAGIRAVIKGMALSGKVIDLTVYPDHASAQVPTAADPTVYDQSMYSNGAAISTAGGPVAPNAVPVDLQDYDWDALPALLQKAQATLNVPNPTTRYVTITYDVFDHSPAIRVYLADDHDGGYLAADPKGKVLETVPRT; encoded by the coding sequence ATGAACACTGGGGGGCCGCAGGTACGGCTCATAGACGGCCGGTTCGAACTGCTCAGACGCCTCGGCGGCGGCGGCATGGGACTGGTCTGGCTCGCCCGGGACACCGCCCTGGAGCGCGAGGTCGCCATCAAGGAGGTCCGCCCGCTCGACCCCGCGGCGGCCGCGGCGGATCCGCAGGCCGCACGCGAGACGCGCGAGCGCGTGCTGCGCGAAGCCCGTGCGCTGGCCCGGCTGCAGCACCCGAACGTCGTGACGGTCTATCACATCGTCGACACCGCCGAGCATCCCCATCCCTGGATCGTCATGGAGCTGGTCACCGGCGGCAGCCTCCACGACCGCCTGACGCAGGGTCCGCTCACCGTGCCCGAGGCGGCCCGGATCGGGCGCGGGGTGCTCAGCGCCCTGCGCGCGGCCCACGGCGCCGGCATCCAGCACCGTGACGTGAAGCCCGGCAACGTCCTGCTGCGCACCGACGGCACCCCGGTGCTGACCGACTTCGGTATCGCCGCGATGCACGGCGCGACCGCCCTGACCGCGACCGGCGCGCTCATCGGTTCGCCCGAGTACATCGCCCCCGAGCGCGTCCGCGGCGAGGAGGGCAACGCCTCCTCCGACCTGTGGTCGCTCGGCATGATGCTGTACGTCGCGATCGAGGGCCACCACCCGCTGCGCCGCGGCACCGCGCTGGCCACCCTCGCCGCCGTGCTCGACGAGCAGCTGCCGCCCCCGCAGCACGCCGGCCCGCTCGGCCCGCTGCTGTCCGCCCTGCTCGCCAAGGACCCGGCGCAGCGCCCGGACGCCGAACAGCTGGAGCGCGCGCTGGCCGCCGCCGAACTGCCGGGCGCCGCCTACGTTCCGACCGTCCAGAGCATGCCGCTGCCCCCGCCCGCACCGGGCGCCACGGGTCCGGCCGACCCGCCGCGTTCGCGCGCCTTCACCGAGCCCGCCCTGCGGCGGCGGCGGACCCTGATGGGCGTCGTCTACCTCTGTGCGCTCTTCACCGTCGGCTCGGTGCTCTGGCTCCAGCACCGGGCCGCCAGCACCGCCGACAGCGGCACCGCGGCCCCGCCCGCGGTCTCGATCACGCCCGGAGGCGACTCCGCGACCCCCGACCAGCCCGGTTCCGGCGCGGCGGCGGACCTGCTCACACCCGCCGGCATCCGCGCGGTGATCAAGGGGATGGCCCTGTCCGGCAAGGTCATCGACCTGACCGTCTACCCCGACCACGCGAGCGCCCAGGTGCCCACCGCCGCCGACCCGACGGTCTACGACCAGAGCATGTACAGCAACGGCGCGGCCATCAGCACGGCCGGCGGCCCCGTGGCGCCCAACGCCGTGCCGGTGGACCTCCAGGACTACGACTGGGACGCCCTGCCGGCCCTGCTGCAGAAGGCCCAGGCCACCCTGAACGTGCCGAACCCGACCACGCGCTACGTCACCATCACCTACGACGTGTTCGACCACTCCCCGGCCATCCGCGTCTACCTCGCCGACGACCACGACGGCGGCTACCTCGCCGCCGACCCCAAGGGCAAGGTCCTGGAGACCGTCCCGCGCACCTGA
- a CDS encoding DUF1266 domain-containing protein, with protein MDANGWIAPTDEEQRLFEAKRNDDLGSFLTVLAAADVFVPSRLDHADARLAGQQVRGTSLVKGKRWTRITLDVYTRGLLPAQRPDGVFYDQMMWPVLVPWVGRTSPDWTLVVNRGSRIETRLKVGEVMAWLKRNPDTVGTWQDLLGTVRTMRSEPLDGDLARALACGAQLAVMGARPWNTMGADRLDYEQTREMLRKWWSIETAEQWHAQVDSLLDADRLTSVDRVLALRLHYAGQSAPSADPTALTQAVLAWCRQQGSPDRARDELLDVAGLVGRCEGWLRRDGLLPHDGVIHTQAAWNLGRAVNMGFWGQASGFCDREGAERIIRQAGGACAQTYPNWFGLSAAYVLGRVLTMGRNAPEKVYQEALDAHTALVRSPSSPWRTLTLR; from the coding sequence TTGGACGCCAACGGCTGGATCGCGCCGACCGACGAGGAGCAGCGCCTCTTCGAGGCGAAGCGCAACGACGACCTCGGGTCGTTCCTCACCGTGCTCGCCGCCGCCGACGTGTTCGTCCCGTCCCGGCTCGACCACGCCGACGCGCGCCTGGCCGGCCAGCAGGTGCGCGGTACGTCCCTGGTGAAGGGCAAGCGGTGGACCCGCATCACGCTCGACGTGTACACCCGGGGGCTGTTGCCCGCGCAGCGTCCTGACGGGGTCTTCTACGACCAGATGATGTGGCCCGTCCTCGTCCCGTGGGTGGGCAGGACCAGCCCGGACTGGACCCTGGTCGTCAACCGCGGCAGCCGGATCGAGACGCGGCTGAAGGTCGGCGAGGTCATGGCCTGGCTGAAGCGCAACCCGGACACCGTCGGCACCTGGCAGGACCTGCTCGGCACGGTCCGCACCATGCGGTCCGAGCCGCTGGACGGCGACCTGGCCCGCGCGCTGGCCTGCGGCGCGCAGCTGGCCGTGATGGGCGCCCGGCCGTGGAACACGATGGGCGCCGACCGGCTGGACTACGAGCAGACGCGCGAGATGCTGCGCAAGTGGTGGAGCATCGAGACCGCCGAGCAGTGGCACGCCCAGGTCGACAGCCTGCTCGACGCCGACCGGCTCACCTCGGTCGACCGGGTGCTGGCGCTGCGGCTGCACTACGCGGGCCAGTCGGCGCCCTCCGCCGATCCGACCGCGCTGACCCAGGCCGTGCTCGCCTGGTGCCGGCAGCAGGGCAGCCCGGACCGGGCCCGCGACGAACTGCTCGACGTGGCCGGCCTGGTGGGGCGCTGCGAGGGCTGGCTGCGCCGCGACGGCCTGCTGCCGCACGACGGCGTCATCCACACCCAGGCCGCCTGGAACCTCGGCCGCGCGGTGAACATGGGCTTCTGGGGCCAGGCGAGCGGGTTCTGCGACCGCGAGGGCGCGGAGCGGATCATCCGGCAGGCCGGCGGCGCGTGCGCGCAGACCTACCCCAACTGGTTCGGCCTGTCCGCCGCCTACGTCCTCGGCCGGGTGCTGACGATGGGTCGGAACGCGCCGGAGAAGGTCTACCAGGAGGCGCTCGACGCCCACACCGCCCTGGTGCGGTCGCCGAGCAGCCCGTGGCGCACCCTGACCCTGCGCTGA